From a region of the Monodelphis domestica isolate mMonDom1 chromosome 8, mMonDom1.pri, whole genome shotgun sequence genome:
- the LOC130455785 gene encoding protein phosphatase 1L, producing the protein MQFKLKGGFISFNGSWRVQGILAMSRSLGDYPLKNLNVVIPDPDILTFDLDKLQPEFMILASDGLWDAFSNEEAVRFIKERLDEPHFGAKSIVLQSFYRGCPDNITVMVVKFRSSSKADEQ; encoded by the exons atgcaGTTTAAACTTAAAG GTGGCTTCATCAGCTTCAACGGGTCGTGGCGGGTGCAGGGCATCCTGGCCATGTCGCGCTCGCTGGGCGACTACCCCCTGAAGAACCTGAACGTGGTCATCCCGGACCCGGACATCCTGACCTTCGACCTGGACAAGCTGCAGCCCGAGTTCATGATCCTGGCGTCGGACGGCCTGTGGGACGCCTTCAGCAACGAGGAGGCCGTCCGCTTCATCAAGGAGCGCCTGGACGAGCCGCACTTCGGGGCCAAGAGCATCGTGCTGCAGTCCTTCTACCGCGGCTGCCCCGACAACATCACCGTCATGGTGGTCAAGTTCAGAAGCAGCAGCAAAGCGGACGAGCAGTGA